Proteins from a single region of Apium graveolens cultivar Ventura chromosome 7, ASM990537v1, whole genome shotgun sequence:
- the LOC141672956 gene encoding putative tRNA N6-adenosine threonylcarbamoyltransferase, mitochondrial has protein sequence MVTIISSLSCLTHLPKPLFTLLKPFKPRPQKPNFYSLIFSPKSLSTLSAHKYGDPLSYKQTTNHDLVILGIETSCDDTAAAVVRSNGDILSQVVSSQGDLLAKYGGVSPKMAEEAHSQVIDQVVQEALDKAKLIESDLSAVAVTIGPGLSLCLRVGVQKARKLAASYSLPIVNVHHMEAHALVARLTEREVQFPFIALLISGGHNILILARELGQYLQLGTTIDDAIGEAYDKTAKWLGLELRRSGGLAIEELARKGDAGSIKFKVPMKHHKDCNFSYAGLKTQVRLAIESKNIDAETPSSSASIEDQSSRADIAASFQRVAVLHLEEKCGRAIEWALEMEPSIKHLVVSGGVASNQYVRDRLDQVAKKKGLQLVCPPPSLCTDNGVMVAWTGIEHFRNGRFDPPPPLNELEDARLDLRPRWPLGEEYARGKSEARSLRTARMHPSLTSMIQASQRQEQT, from the exons ATGGTGACAATTATATCTTCACTTTCCTGCTTAACCCATCTTCCAAAACCCCTATTCACACTTTTAAAACCTTTTAAACCCAGACCTCAAAAACCCAATTTTTATTCACTCATCTTCTCACCCAAATCATTATCTACTCTATCTGCTCATAAATATGGTGACCCATTATCATATAAACAAACCACAAATCATGATTTGGTTATTCTTGGCATTGAAACTAGTTGTGATGACACTGCTGCCGCTGTT GTTCGAAGCAATGGTGATATTCTTAGCCAAGTTGTGTCTTCTCAG GGAGATTTGCTTGCTAAATATGGAGGAGTTTCTCCTAAAATGGCAGAAGAAGCACATTCACAAGTGATTGACCAG GTGGTTCAGGAAGCACTCGATAAAGCTAAATTGATTGAGTCAGATCTTTCTGCAGTTGCTGTTACTATTGGCCCTGGTTTAAGTCTATGTCTACGTG TTGGAGTGCAGAAAGCTCGGAAACTTGCTGCTAGTTATAGCCTTCCTATTGTCAATGTCCATCATATGGAAGCCCATGCTTTGGTAGCTCG GTTAACTGAAAGGGAGGTGCAATTTCCGTTTATAGCCCTTCTTATATCAG GAGGACATAATATCCTAATTCTCGCACGGGAACTTGGTCAATACTTGCAACTAGGGACTACTATTGATGACGCAATTGGCGAGGCATATGACAAGACTGCGAAGTGGCTCGGTCTTGAGTTGAGGAGGAGCGGGGGCTTAGCTATAGAGGAGCTTGCTCGAAAAGGAGATGCAGGATCCATCAAGTTTAAA GTCCCAATGAAACACCATAAAGATTGCAATTTTTCGTATGCTGGTTTAAAGACTCAAGTGAGACTGGCAATTGAATCAAAGAATAT TGATGCTGAAACTCCCAGTTCCTCCGCTAGTATTGAAGACCAAAGTTCACGAGCTGATATTGCAGCTTCATTTCAG CGAGTTGCCGTATTGCATCTGGAAGAGAAGTGTGGAAGAGCTATTGAATGGGCATTAGAGATGGAACCTTCTATTAAACATTTG GTGGTCTCAGGTGGTGTGGCATCTAATCAGTACGTCAGGGATCGGTTGGATCAGGTTGCTAAGAAGAAAGGGCTGCAGCTTGTTTGCCCTCCTCCTAGTCTTTGTACTGACAATG GAGTGATGGTGGCTTGGACTGGTATTGAGCACTTTCGTAATGGTAGATTTGATCCTCCCCCGCCTCTGAATGAGCTAGAAGATGCAAGA CTTGATTTGCGGCCAAGGTGGCCACTGGGCGAGGAATATGCTAGAGGGAAAAGTGAGGCTCGGTCATTGAGAACAGCTCGAATGCATCCATCCCTTACATCTATGATCCAGGCATCTCAACGACAAGAACAAACATAG